One Paraburkholderia phytofirmans OLGA172 genomic window carries:
- a CDS encoding TlpA disulfide reductase family protein → MSSTPSTAARRANPIRTIIIAVVAIAIAIAGYFAFAGQQRVPDATFTLLSGQKVSTADLKGKVYLINFWATSCDTCMKEMPQMVQTYNRFKGKGLEFVAVAMNYDAPMYVTNYTETRQLPFKVAMDDGSVAKQFGNVQLTPTTFLVDKDGKILKRYVGEPQFAELDQLLEKALNAV, encoded by the coding sequence ATGAGTTCCACCCCGTCCACCGCCGCACGGCGCGCGAATCCGATTCGCACCATCATCATCGCCGTCGTGGCCATCGCGATTGCGATTGCTGGCTATTTCGCGTTCGCCGGGCAGCAGCGCGTGCCCGATGCGACCTTCACGTTGCTGTCAGGCCAGAAAGTCTCGACCGCCGACCTGAAAGGCAAGGTCTACCTGATCAACTTCTGGGCGACCAGCTGCGACACCTGCATGAAGGAAATGCCGCAGATGGTCCAGACCTATAACCGCTTCAAGGGCAAAGGGCTCGAATTCGTCGCCGTCGCAATGAACTACGACGCGCCGATGTACGTGACCAATTACACAGAAACCCGCCAGTTGCCGTTCAAGGTTGCGATGGACGACGGCTCGGTCGCCAAGCAGTTCGGCAACGTCCAGCTCACGCCGACCACCTTCCTGGTCGACAAGGACGGCAAGATTCTGAAGCGCTACGTGGGCGAGCCGCAATTCGCGGAACTCGACCAGTTGCTGGAAAAAGCGCTGAACGCGGTCTGA
- a CDS encoding ABC transporter permease, producing MNSQSRVGAWTAMIVGSLYFLIPLLATFEFSLRMKRGVYSFEAYSVVLSDPRFQASFGYSILMAVLTIIVGVLLVVPTAYYVQLRLPRLRPVVEFITLLPLVVPAIVIVFGYLRIYNSSSILPLTGNERATDLLLVFGYVTLSLPYMYRAVDAGLRAVDVRSLTEAAECLGANWATILFKVIFPNIRSGILSGAFLTFAVVIGEFTLASLLDRPAFGPYLQLIGANRAYEPSALAIIAFVITWASMGLIQVFGSARALSGQKI from the coding sequence ATGAATAGCCAATCGCGTGTCGGCGCGTGGACTGCGATGATCGTCGGTTCGCTGTACTTTCTGATTCCTTTGCTCGCCACCTTCGAATTCAGCCTGCGCATGAAGCGTGGCGTCTACAGCTTCGAGGCGTATAGCGTCGTGCTGAGCGATCCGCGGTTTCAGGCCTCGTTCGGCTATTCGATCCTGATGGCGGTGCTGACGATCATTGTCGGCGTGTTGCTGGTGGTGCCGACTGCGTACTACGTGCAGTTGCGGCTGCCGAGACTGCGGCCGGTCGTCGAATTCATCACGCTGTTGCCGCTGGTGGTGCCAGCGATCGTGATCGTGTTCGGGTATCTGCGCATCTATAACAGCAGTTCGATTCTGCCGCTCACTGGCAACGAACGCGCGACCGACCTGCTGCTGGTGTTCGGCTACGTCACGCTTTCGCTGCCGTACATGTATCGCGCGGTCGACGCCGGTTTGCGCGCCGTCGACGTGCGTTCGCTGACCGAAGCCGCCGAATGTCTCGGTGCGAACTGGGCGACGATTCTGTTCAAGGTGATCTTCCCGAATATCCGCTCGGGCATTCTGTCCGGCGCATTTCTCACCTTTGCCGTGGTGATCGGCGAGTTCACGCTGGCGAGTCTGCTCGACCGCCCCGCGTTTGGCCCGTATCTGCAATTGATCGGTGCGAACCGTGCGTACGAACCGTCGGCGCTCGCGATCATCGCGTTCGTGATCACATGGGCGTCGATGGGTTTGATTCAGGTATTCGGCTCGGCACGCGCGCTTAGCGGCCAGAAAATTTGA
- a CDS encoding DeoR/GlpR family DNA-binding transcription regulator, with the protein MWQEDRHQRIRALLSTLQRVSTERIMADLGVSRETVRRDLLDLEALGELRRVHGGAIKPADEAPIAERAHMRVKSKTAIAKAATGLIASGQTLFIDAGTTTAALAEELAKLANLTIVTNSIDVALKMRGAVDQTEAANEVILLGGSISDRAMATTGATTVLDIQRYRADMALLSPVGIDHRHGATNYDHAETEVARAMVANADRVVILADYSKIGQRSRISYCPVDKIDVLVTNKKAAEAADFAALKKKLEEIVLA; encoded by the coding sequence ATGTGGCAGGAAGACCGTCATCAGAGAATTCGCGCGTTGCTGTCCACGCTTCAACGCGTGTCGACTGAACGGATCATGGCGGACCTCGGGGTGTCGCGCGAAACGGTGCGGCGCGATCTGCTCGACCTGGAAGCACTCGGTGAATTGCGGCGCGTGCATGGTGGCGCGATCAAACCCGCCGACGAGGCGCCGATCGCCGAGCGCGCCCACATGCGCGTCAAATCCAAAACGGCAATCGCCAAGGCGGCCACCGGTTTGATCGCGAGCGGCCAGACACTTTTCATCGACGCGGGCACCACCACCGCAGCGCTCGCCGAAGAGCTGGCGAAACTGGCGAACCTGACGATCGTCACCAATTCCATCGACGTCGCGCTGAAAATGCGCGGCGCCGTGGATCAGACGGAAGCAGCCAACGAAGTGATCCTGCTGGGCGGTTCGATCAGCGATCGCGCAATGGCGACCACCGGCGCCACCACCGTGCTCGACATCCAGCGCTATCGTGCGGACATGGCCTTGCTCTCGCCGGTCGGCATCGATCACCGGCATGGCGCGACCAACTACGATCACGCTGAAACCGAAGTGGCGCGCGCCATGGTCGCCAACGCAGACCGCGTGGTGATCCTCGCCGACTACAGCAAGATCGGTCAGCGCAGCAGGATTTCCTACTGTCCGGTCGATAAGATCGATGTGCTGGTCACCAACAAAAAGGCGGCCGAAGCCGCCGACTTTGCGGCGCTGAAAAAGAAGCTGGAAGAGATCGTTCTGGCTTAG
- a CDS encoding ABC transporter substrate-binding protein: MKRTVLARILSMSAAAGVAAAGVSSASAAPLDALVAAAKQEGQLTVIALPHDWCNYGQLVAGFQKKYGIKINELNPDAGSGDEVEAIKANKGNKGPQAPDVIDVGLSFGPTAKAEGLLQPYKVASWNSIPKESKDAEGYWYGDYYGVLSFEVNADMIDKAPSDWSDLLKSDYKNAVSLAGDPRSANQAIQAVFAAGLSQSKGDVSKADKAGLQYFAALNKNGNFVPVIGKAASLAQGTTPIVVRWDYNALADRDTLKGNPKVQVVIPKTGVVAGVYVQAISAYAPHPNAAKLWMEYLYSDEGQIGWLTGYCHPMRYNELVAAKKVPQALLDKLPAPSSYKNVVFPTLSQQDAYKDTITKHWDEAVGANVK, encoded by the coding sequence ATGAAGCGCACAGTGTTAGCTCGCATACTTTCGATGTCGGCCGCTGCGGGTGTCGCCGCAGCCGGCGTGAGCAGCGCTTCGGCCGCGCCGCTCGATGCACTGGTCGCAGCCGCGAAGCAGGAAGGCCAACTTACCGTGATCGCGTTGCCGCATGACTGGTGCAACTACGGTCAGCTGGTGGCCGGCTTTCAGAAAAAGTACGGTATCAAGATCAACGAACTGAATCCGGATGCGGGTTCCGGCGACGAAGTCGAAGCCATCAAGGCGAATAAGGGCAACAAGGGTCCGCAGGCGCCTGACGTGATCGACGTGGGTCTGTCGTTCGGTCCGACCGCGAAGGCCGAGGGTTTGCTGCAGCCGTACAAGGTCGCTTCGTGGAACTCGATTCCGAAAGAGTCGAAAGATGCCGAAGGCTATTGGTATGGCGATTACTACGGCGTGCTGTCGTTTGAAGTGAACGCCGACATGATCGACAAGGCGCCGTCCGACTGGAGCGATCTGCTCAAGTCAGACTATAAGAACGCCGTTTCGCTGGCCGGCGACCCGCGCTCGGCCAACCAGGCGATCCAGGCCGTGTTCGCGGCGGGCCTGTCGCAAAGCAAGGGCGATGTGAGCAAGGCCGACAAGGCCGGTCTCCAATATTTCGCCGCTCTGAACAAGAACGGCAACTTTGTGCCGGTGATCGGCAAGGCCGCGTCGCTCGCTCAGGGCACTACGCCGATCGTCGTGCGCTGGGACTACAACGCGCTGGCCGACCGCGACACACTGAAGGGCAATCCGAAGGTGCAGGTGGTGATTCCGAAGACGGGCGTGGTCGCCGGTGTGTACGTTCAGGCAATCAGCGCCTACGCGCCGCATCCGAATGCCGCCAAGCTGTGGATGGAATATCTGTACTCGGATGAAGGCCAGATCGGTTGGCTCACCGGCTATTGCCATCCGATGCGCTATAACGAACTGGTGGCGGCGAAGAAGGTCCCGCAAGCGCTGCTCGACAAGCTGCCGGCGCCGTCGTCATACAAGAATGTGGTGTTCCCGACACTGTCCCAACAGGACGCCTACAAGGACACCATCACGAAGCACTGGGACGAAGCGGTCGGCGCGAACGTCAAGTAA
- a CDS encoding sensor histidine kinase, with protein MKTAAARRAPTLSADAARADGAPPYATISDPHRSGIANVTRRLLILFALVAGLVAACGFTYSIAWQSGIDNLRRNAAVRVDRTTSALKSTLERYESLPYLLGEHPIVQDVLVNPSPANVEHANLYLDDLNRHARATVTYIIPVDGYCVAASNWRGPGSFIGAGYQFRPYFLDAVKGGVGRFFGIGTISQAPGYYVSQPVRRDGKIVGVAVVKLDLEWFQGADASEPLVVADDHGVIFLSSMPAWKYHTIQPLSGQVADSIYQARQYAQQPIAPLPVTIERTLEGDAQIVRIGGGRYATRYLASRRGMGEPDWHLITMSPVSPVDADARNATIVTGFGYVSVVLLAFYWRMRRARVREVMRSRSLLQKAYAELNQRVAERTADLSQANEQLQKEVAERTRAEQELRAAHDELIQASKLAALGQMAAGITHELNQPLAALRGFSDNTRVLLERGDQASARENLEAIAALTERMGKITNQLKLFVGRARPRSARAPIMRALRNVIALLQKRLQGVEVEFALLDAETGARGLLNLADDPPDLVANCDELRLEQVLINLLGNALDATAGMTPPRISIEIEAAESSVSFAVRDNGPGIPDDVLPRLFEPFFTTKEMGQGLGLGLAISSSIARDCGGTLVARNAPDGGALFVLTLRRARVQTSHTSDPLTTGS; from the coding sequence ATGAAAACGGCAGCCGCGCGCCGTGCCCCCACGCTGTCTGCCGACGCAGCTCGCGCCGACGGCGCGCCGCCTTATGCCACAATATCCGATCCTCACCGATCGGGAATTGCCAACGTGACGCGCCGCCTGCTGATCCTCTTCGCGCTCGTCGCCGGGCTCGTGGCGGCGTGCGGGTTCACGTACAGCATCGCCTGGCAGAGCGGCATCGACAATTTGCGGCGCAACGCCGCGGTGCGGGTCGATCGCACGACGAGCGCGCTGAAAAGCACACTCGAGCGCTACGAATCGCTGCCTTATCTGCTGGGCGAACATCCTATCGTGCAGGACGTGCTGGTCAATCCCAGTCCAGCTAACGTCGAGCACGCCAATCTCTATCTCGACGACCTCAACCGCCATGCGCGGGCAACGGTCACTTACATTATTCCGGTCGACGGCTATTGTGTCGCCGCGAGCAACTGGCGCGGACCGGGCAGCTTCATCGGTGCGGGCTATCAATTCCGGCCGTATTTTCTCGATGCGGTGAAGGGGGGCGTGGGCCGCTTCTTCGGTATCGGCACGATTTCGCAGGCGCCGGGTTACTACGTCTCGCAGCCGGTGCGGCGGGACGGCAAGATCGTCGGCGTGGCGGTCGTCAAACTCGATCTTGAATGGTTTCAGGGCGCGGATGCGTCCGAGCCCCTGGTTGTCGCCGACGACCACGGCGTAATTTTTCTGTCGTCGATGCCGGCGTGGAAATATCACACGATCCAGCCGTTGTCGGGACAGGTCGCCGATTCGATCTATCAGGCGCGCCAGTACGCACAACAGCCGATCGCGCCGCTGCCGGTGACGATCGAGCGCACCCTCGAAGGCGACGCGCAGATCGTGCGTATCGGCGGTGGTCGCTATGCAACGCGCTATCTTGCGTCGCGGCGCGGCATGGGCGAGCCGGACTGGCATCTGATTACGATGTCGCCCGTTAGTCCGGTCGATGCCGACGCGCGCAATGCGACCATTGTTACCGGCTTCGGATACGTGTCGGTGGTGCTGCTCGCGTTCTACTGGAGAATGCGCCGCGCCCGGGTGCGTGAAGTGATGCGCAGCCGTTCGCTGCTGCAAAAGGCCTACGCGGAACTGAACCAGCGAGTGGCCGAGCGCACCGCGGATCTCTCGCAGGCGAATGAACAGTTGCAGAAGGAAGTCGCCGAGCGAACGCGCGCCGAACAGGAACTGCGCGCCGCGCACGATGAGCTGATCCAGGCGAGCAAACTCGCCGCACTCGGTCAGATGGCGGCCGGCATTACGCATGAATTGAATCAGCCGCTCGCGGCGTTGCGCGGCTTTTCGGACAACACACGCGTGCTGCTCGAACGCGGCGACCAGGCCTCGGCGCGCGAGAATCTCGAAGCGATCGCGGCGCTCACCGAGCGCATGGGCAAGATCACCAATCAGTTGAAGCTGTTCGTCGGCCGCGCGCGGCCGCGCAGCGCGCGTGCGCCGATCATGCGAGCGTTGCGCAATGTGATCGCGCTGCTGCAAAAGCGCCTGCAAGGCGTCGAAGTCGAGTTCGCTTTGCTAGATGCCGAAACCGGCGCGCGCGGGCTGCTGAATCTCGCCGACGATCCCCCCGATCTGGTCGCCAATTGCGACGAGCTTCGGCTTGAACAGGTGCTGATCAATCTGCTCGGCAACGCGCTCGACGCAACGGCGGGGATGACGCCGCCGCGCATTTCGATCGAGATCGAAGCCGCTGAGTCGAGTGTGTCGTTCGCAGTGCGCGACAACGGCCCAGGCATTCCCGACGACGTGCTGCCGCGCCTGTTCGAACCGTTCTTTACGACGAAGGAAATGGGCCAGGGGTTGGGGCTCGGCCTTGCGATTTCATCGTCGATTGCGCGCGATTGCGGCGGCACATTGGTGGCGCGCAACGCGCCGGACGGCGGTGCATTATTCGTATTGACGCTGCGCCGCGCGCGCGTGCAGACGAGTCACACATCGGATCCGCTCACCACGGGTTCCTGA
- a CDS encoding sigma-54-dependent transcriptional regulator, producing the protein MLNDGLQVLYIEDDELVRRASVQSLQLAGFDVIGHASAESAAKMISADFSGVIVSDIRLPGASGLELLAQCHERAPDVPVILVTGHGDISMAVQAMRDGAYDFIEKPFASERLIETVRRALERRKLVLENLALRRELAGQNTVAPRIIGRSPAIEQVRRLIANIAPTDASVLINGDTGAGKELIARSLHELSPRRDKPFIAVNCGALPEPMFESEMFGYEPGAFTGAAKRRIGKLEHASGGTLFLDEIESMPLALQVKLLRVLQDGVLERLGSNQPIRVNCRVVAAAKGDMAEHVADGSFRRDLLYRLNVVTIALPPLGERREDIVPLFEHFLLDAAVRYQRPAPILTDRQRASLMQREWPGNVRELRNAADRFVLGVADDPVMSFADDGLATQPLKERVEQFERAVIAEALEQAGGVVAVAADKLQLGKATLYEKIKRYGLAAKGEGER; encoded by the coding sequence ATGCTGAACGACGGCTTGCAAGTGCTGTACATCGAAGACGACGAGCTAGTGCGGCGCGCCAGCGTGCAGAGTTTGCAACTGGCGGGCTTCGACGTGATCGGCCATGCGTCGGCGGAATCCGCAGCGAAGATGATTAGCGCGGATTTCTCAGGCGTGATCGTCAGCGATATTCGCTTGCCTGGCGCAAGCGGTCTCGAACTGCTCGCGCAGTGCCACGAGCGCGCGCCCGATGTGCCGGTGATTCTGGTCACCGGTCATGGCGATATTTCGATGGCCGTGCAGGCCATGCGTGACGGCGCGTATGACTTTATCGAAAAGCCGTTCGCATCGGAGCGTCTGATCGAAACCGTGCGACGCGCGCTGGAGCGCCGCAAGCTGGTGCTGGAGAACCTCGCGCTGCGCCGTGAGCTGGCCGGCCAGAATACGGTGGCGCCACGCATCATTGGCCGTAGCCCGGCGATCGAGCAGGTGCGGCGGCTGATCGCGAATATCGCGCCGACCGACGCGTCGGTGCTGATCAACGGCGACACCGGCGCGGGCAAGGAATTGATCGCGCGCAGTCTGCATGAACTGTCGCCGCGGCGTGACAAACCGTTTATCGCGGTGAACTGCGGCGCGCTACCGGAGCCGATGTTCGAGTCGGAAATGTTCGGCTACGAGCCCGGCGCATTCACCGGCGCGGCAAAACGCCGCATCGGCAAGCTCGAACATGCTTCGGGCGGCACGCTGTTCCTCGACGAAATCGAGAGCATGCCGCTCGCGTTGCAGGTCAAGCTGCTGCGTGTGTTGCAGGACGGCGTGCTGGAGCGGCTCGGCTCGAATCAGCCGATTCGCGTGAATTGCCGAGTGGTGGCCGCCGCAAAGGGCGACATGGCCGAGCATGTCGCGGACGGCTCGTTCCGTCGCGACTTGCTATACCGGCTGAACGTGGTGACGATCGCGCTGCCGCCGTTGGGCGAGCGTCGCGAGGACATCGTGCCATTGTTCGAGCACTTCCTGCTGGATGCGGCGGTGCGTTATCAACGCCCTGCGCCGATTCTCACGGACCGGCAGCGTGCCAGCCTGATGCAGCGGGAATGGCCGGGGAATGTGCGCGAACTGCGCAATGCCGCCGACCGCTTCGTGCTCGGCGTGGCCGACGATCCGGTCATGTCTTTCGCCGACGACGGCTTAGCGACGCAACCGTTGAAGGAACGTGTCGAGCAGTTCGAGCGGGCGGTGATCGCGGAGGCGTTGGAGCAGGCCGGCGGTGTCGTCGCGGTCGCGGCGGACAAGCTGCAGCTTGGAAAGGCGACGCTCTACGAGAAGATCAAGCGATATGGCCTTGCGGCCAAAGGGGAAGGGGAGCGGTGA
- the ugpQ gene encoding glycerophosphodiester phosphodiesterase codes for MANGIDRTLSADWPYPRRVAHRCGGTLAPENTLAGFDACVRYGYRMVEFDAKLSADNQLFLLHDDTLERTTNGHGAAAEHTWDQLAVLDAGAWFGPQFAGTRLPTLAEAAGRCARDGIAANIEIKPCAGRDEITGRLVAGGALTLWQGQTPPLLSSFSFEALAAARDAAPSLQRGMLFEEVPADWLRIVRELDCVSLHASHRYLTERLVAEIKAAGLRVLAYTVNDPARAKLLAQWGVDMICTDRIDRLEHEDMFSAPANPD; via the coding sequence GTGGCAAACGGCATTGATCGCACTTTATCCGCAGACTGGCCGTATCCGAGGCGGGTTGCGCATCGCTGCGGCGGCACATTGGCGCCGGAGAACACGCTGGCCGGTTTCGACGCGTGCGTGCGCTACGGCTACCGCATGGTCGAATTCGATGCCAAGCTCTCTGCCGACAACCAGCTCTTTCTGTTGCACGACGACACGCTGGAACGCACGACTAACGGCCATGGTGCCGCGGCGGAACACACGTGGGACCAACTGGCCGTGCTCGATGCCGGCGCCTGGTTCGGGCCGCAGTTTGCTGGCACGCGCCTGCCGACGCTCGCCGAGGCGGCGGGGCGTTGCGCACGAGATGGCATCGCCGCCAACATCGAAATCAAACCCTGCGCGGGTCGTGACGAGATCACCGGGCGCCTGGTCGCAGGTGGCGCGCTGACTTTGTGGCAAGGGCAGACGCCGCCGCTGCTGTCATCGTTTTCGTTCGAGGCGCTCGCTGCTGCGCGGGATGCGGCGCCCTCATTGCAACGCGGCATGCTGTTCGAAGAGGTCCCGGCGGACTGGCTGCGCATCGTGCGGGAACTGGATTGCGTGTCTTTGCACGCGAGCCACCGGTATCTGACCGAGCGGCTGGTCGCCGAGATCAAGGCAGCCGGTTTGCGTGTACTGGCCTACACGGTGAACGACCCGGCGCGTGCAAAGCTGCTCGCGCAATGGGGCGTCGACATGATTTGTACAGATCGCATCGATAGACTGGAGCACGAGGACATGTTTTCAGCGCCGGCGAATCCGGACTGA
- a CDS encoding ABC transporter ATP-binding protein has protein sequence MAFLEIENLHKAFGANTALHHFDMKIERGEFITFLGPSGCGKTTVLRMIAGFETPTRGVIRLDNKDVTHLRTRQRKVGMVFQSYALFPNMTVADNIGFGLKITHRPQTEINKRVEEMLQLIKLPQLGERYPWQLSGGQQQRVALARALAGKPQVLLLDEPLSALDAKIRISLRQDIRALQRELGITSIFVTHDQEEALSISDRIVVMNEGRVEQIGSPSEIYNYPRTRFVASFVGTLNILAGHVIDPKTGKMAVDGQELTTTQELPPDDAGKKRMLALRPEAIVLEPAAPGRNTLNATVEEVNFLGAVVRIRTRVKDAVISLDVFNDPNRGLPERGQPVSLGFSHENLLVLEEGGA, from the coding sequence ATGGCATTCCTTGAGATCGAAAATCTGCATAAGGCCTTCGGGGCGAACACCGCGCTGCATCACTTCGACATGAAGATCGAACGCGGCGAGTTCATCACGTTCCTCGGACCATCCGGCTGCGGCAAGACCACGGTGCTGCGGATGATCGCCGGCTTCGAAACGCCGACGCGCGGCGTCATCCGGCTGGATAACAAGGACGTGACGCATTTGCGCACGCGGCAGCGCAAGGTCGGCATGGTGTTTCAGTCGTACGCGCTGTTTCCGAACATGACCGTGGCCGATAACATCGGCTTCGGACTGAAGATCACGCATCGTCCGCAGACGGAGATCAACAAGCGCGTCGAGGAGATGTTGCAACTGATCAAGTTGCCGCAACTCGGCGAGCGCTATCCGTGGCAATTGTCGGGTGGTCAGCAGCAGCGCGTGGCGTTGGCGCGCGCGCTTGCCGGCAAGCCGCAGGTGCTGTTGCTCGACGAGCCGCTCTCCGCGCTCGACGCGAAGATTCGCATTTCGCTGCGGCAAGACATTCGGGCGTTGCAGCGTGAGTTGGGTATCACGTCGATTTTCGTCACGCACGATCAGGAAGAGGCGCTGTCGATTTCGGACCGCATCGTGGTGATGAACGAGGGGCGTGTCGAACAGATCGGCTCGCCTTCGGAGATCTACAACTATCCGCGCACGCGCTTTGTCGCGTCGTTTGTCGGCACGCTGAACATTCTGGCGGGCCATGTGATCGACCCGAAAACCGGCAAGATGGCCGTCGACGGTCAGGAACTGACCACCACGCAAGAACTGCCGCCAGACGACGCGGGCAAGAAACGCATGCTCGCGCTGCGGCCCGAAGCCATTGTGCTGGAGCCGGCCGCGCCGGGCCGCAACACGCTGAACGCGACCGTCGAAGAAGTGAATTTCCTCGGCGCGGTGGTGCGCATCAGAACGCGCGTGAAGGATGCGGTCATTTCACTCGATGTATTCAACGACCCGAATCGCGGCTTGCCCGAACGAGGCCAACCGGTGTCGCTGGGTTTCTCGCACGAGAACTTGTTGGTGCTTGAAGAAGGCGGCGCATAG
- a CDS encoding dicarboxylate/amino acid:cation symporter, protein MKKPIHKVLYVQVIVAIIIGIALGHYSPDFAIDMKPLGDGFIKLIKMVIGPIIFCTVVTGIAGMEDMKKVGRVGGKALLYFEIVSSFALLLGLIATHVLKPGVGFNIDPATLDGKAVASYAAKAHGQTTVDFLMHIIPDTLSSAFAQGEILQILLIALLFGAVLATAGEKGKVVTNFIDGLSHVLFGIVRIITKLAPIGAFGAMAFTIGKYGIGSLLPMLKLIGTFYLTSIVFVVVVLGIIARAVGFNILRFVGYIKEEMLIVLGTSSSEAALPQLMLKLEKLGCSRSVVGLVVPTGYSFNLDGTNIYMTMAVLFIAQATNTDLTWTQQLTLLAVTMLTSKGASGVTGAGFITLAATLAVVPTIPLSGMVLILGIDRFMSECRALTNIVGNGVATVVVSAWEKELDRNKLNAALRGEATVKEPASV, encoded by the coding sequence GTGAAGAAACCTATCCACAAAGTGCTGTACGTCCAGGTGATCGTCGCGATCATCATCGGCATCGCGCTCGGCCACTATTCGCCGGACTTCGCTATCGACATGAAGCCACTCGGCGACGGCTTCATCAAGCTGATCAAGATGGTGATCGGGCCGATTATCTTCTGTACGGTGGTGACGGGTATCGCCGGTATGGAAGACATGAAGAAGGTCGGGCGCGTCGGCGGTAAGGCGCTGCTGTACTTCGAAATCGTCTCGTCGTTTGCATTGTTGCTCGGCCTGATCGCCACGCACGTGCTGAAGCCGGGCGTCGGCTTCAATATCGATCCGGCCACGCTCGACGGCAAGGCTGTCGCGTCGTATGCCGCCAAGGCACACGGCCAGACCACGGTCGATTTCCTGATGCACATCATTCCGGACACGCTCTCGTCGGCTTTCGCACAAGGCGAAATCCTGCAGATCCTGCTGATCGCGCTGCTGTTCGGTGCGGTGCTCGCCACGGCCGGTGAGAAGGGCAAGGTCGTCACGAACTTCATCGACGGGCTCTCGCACGTGCTGTTCGGCATCGTGCGCATCATCACCAAGCTGGCGCCGATCGGCGCGTTCGGCGCGATGGCCTTCACCATTGGCAAGTACGGCATCGGCTCGCTGCTGCCGATGCTCAAGCTGATCGGCACGTTCTATCTGACTTCGATCGTGTTCGTGGTGGTCGTGCTCGGCATCATCGCGCGTGCGGTGGGCTTCAACATCCTGCGCTTTGTTGGCTACATCAAGGAAGAGATGCTGATCGTGCTCGGCACGAGCTCGTCGGAAGCCGCGCTGCCGCAACTGATGCTGAAGCTCGAAAAGCTCGGCTGCTCGCGCTCGGTGGTGGGCCTCGTGGTGCCGACCGGTTACTCGTTCAACCTCGACGGCACCAACATCTACATGACGATGGCCGTGCTGTTCATCGCGCAGGCTACCAACACCGACCTCACGTGGACGCAGCAGCTCACGCTGTTGGCGGTGACGATGCTGACTTCGAAGGGCGCAAGCGGTGTGACGGGCGCAGGCTTCATCACGCTGGCCGCCACGCTCGCTGTGGTGCCGACCATTCCGCTGTCGGGCATGGTGCTGATTCTCGGTATCGACCGCTTCATGAGCGAATGCCGCGCGCTGACGAACATCGTCGGCAACGGTGTGGCGACGGTGGTGGTGTCGGCATGGGAAAAGGAACTGGACCGCAACAAGCTGAACGCCGCGTTGCGGGGTGAAGCGACGGTCAAAGAGCCGGCTAGCGTTTAA
- a CDS encoding ABC transporter permease, with protein MSASSDAGSVQPELLVPPAPTPTPRVDGPGRASQLLAWIGVVPFFTFALLFLILPTGFLMVGAFQDSQGHFTLANFRDLLQPTVMDAYWISFKVSAASALGGAVIGSLLAWAAVQGKLPGWIRPTLMTFSGVASNFAGVPLAFAFICTLGRVGLVTVLLKKYLGFNLYSTGFSVLSFSGLTLTYLYFQIPLMVLIVTPALDGLKREWREACDCLGGTAFQYWRHVALPVLWPSVLGATLLLFANSFGAVATAYALTGSSLNIVTILLYAQIRGDVMHNQNLGYALALGMVLVTGLSNGGYIWLRSRAERGRR; from the coding sequence ATGAGCGCCTCATCGGATGCCGGATCGGTGCAGCCGGAATTACTGGTTCCGCCTGCGCCTACTCCAACGCCTCGCGTCGACGGTCCGGGCCGCGCGTCGCAGTTGCTCGCCTGGATCGGCGTGGTGCCGTTTTTCACCTTCGCGCTGTTGTTCCTGATTTTGCCGACCGGTTTTCTGATGGTCGGCGCATTCCAGGATTCGCAAGGCCATTTCACGCTCGCCAATTTCCGCGACCTGCTCCAGCCCACGGTGATGGATGCCTACTGGATCAGCTTCAAGGTGAGCGCCGCCTCCGCGCTCGGCGGCGCGGTGATCGGCTCGCTGCTCGCGTGGGCGGCGGTGCAAGGCAAATTGCCGGGCTGGATTCGCCCGACGTTGATGACGTTCTCCGGCGTCGCCTCGAATTTTGCCGGCGTGCCGCTCGCGTTCGCCTTCATCTGCACGCTGGGACGCGTCGGTCTCGTGACCGTATTGCTGAAGAAATACCTCGGCTTCAATCTGTACTCGACGGGCTTCAGCGTTCTGAGCTTCTCCGGGTTGACACTGACTTACTTGTACTTTCAGATTCCTTTGATGGTGCTGATCGTCACGCCCGCGCTCGACGGCCTGAAGCGCGAATGGCGTGAGGCCTGCGACTGCCTCGGCGGCACGGCCTTCCAATACTGGCGCCACGTAGCGTTACCGGTGTTGTGGCCGAGCGTGCTCGGCGCGACGCTGCTGCTGTTTGCCAATTCGTTCGGTGCGGTCGCCACGGCTTACGCGCTGACCGGCAGTTCGCTGAACATCGTCACGATCCTGCTGTACGCGCAGATTCGTGGCGATGTGATGCACAACCAGAACCTGGGCTATGCGCTCGCGCTTGGCATGGTGCTTGTCACGGGGCTGTCGAACGGCGGGTACATCTGGTTGCGTTCACGCGCTGAAAGGGGGCGTCGATGA